One Amycolatopsis thermophila DNA segment encodes these proteins:
- a CDS encoding MmgE/PrpD family protein, with the protein MTRTIVQRLAEFAASVRAKGLPAELREDAARRVLDVLGNSLAATSERPAAAVGDLVREWGGSGRATAIGSGDRLPEPSAALVNGTLAHSLDFDDTHLPSVLHPSASVVPAALAVAEARGCSGAQLLDAIGVGVEITVRLGMAGYDSELGNSVFFERGLHATAICGALGAAVACAMLSEVDEQGIADALGIASSMGSGLLEANRTGGTVKRVHCGWAAHAAVTAAGMARHGITGPPTVLEGRFGLLQAFCGDQTDVDAITEGLGEKWELPGIFFKPYPCNHFTHTGIDAARRLRERGVAVEEIESLELGAPTAVLRTIGEPREDKIRPRSGYHAAFSGPYTVAAGFLGGGGLGVFHDDFTDEAAASPERLALAAKVTCVPDARCDEIFPHQFPAVLRAHLRDGRTIEERVDANRGGAENPLAAEELALKFRLNATRVVSEETAERITELTYGLAKLADIGELTALLRA; encoded by the coding sequence ATGACCCGGACGATCGTGCAGCGGCTGGCGGAGTTCGCGGCCTCGGTCCGGGCCAAGGGGCTCCCCGCGGAGCTGCGGGAGGACGCCGCACGGCGGGTGCTGGACGTGCTGGGCAACAGCCTCGCCGCCACCTCCGAGCGTCCGGCGGCCGCGGTCGGCGACCTGGTGCGCGAATGGGGCGGCTCCGGCCGGGCGACGGCGATCGGGTCGGGCGATCGGCTGCCCGAGCCGAGCGCGGCCCTGGTCAACGGCACACTCGCCCATTCGCTGGACTTCGACGACACGCACCTGCCGTCGGTACTGCACCCGTCCGCGTCGGTGGTGCCCGCGGCGCTCGCGGTCGCCGAGGCGCGCGGCTGCTCGGGGGCGCAGTTGCTGGACGCGATCGGCGTCGGCGTCGAGATCACCGTGCGGCTCGGGATGGCCGGCTACGACTCGGAGCTGGGCAACTCCGTGTTCTTCGAGCGCGGCCTGCACGCCACCGCGATCTGCGGTGCGCTGGGGGCCGCGGTGGCGTGCGCCATGCTGTCCGAAGTGGACGAGCAAGGCATCGCGGACGCGCTGGGGATCGCGTCGAGCATGGGATCAGGTCTGCTCGAAGCCAACCGGACCGGCGGCACCGTGAAGCGGGTCCACTGCGGGTGGGCCGCCCACGCGGCGGTGACGGCGGCCGGCATGGCTCGGCACGGCATCACCGGCCCGCCGACGGTGCTCGAGGGCCGGTTCGGTCTGCTGCAGGCGTTCTGCGGTGACCAGACCGATGTGGACGCGATCACCGAGGGCCTCGGCGAGAAGTGGGAGCTGCCCGGCATCTTCTTCAAGCCGTACCCGTGCAACCACTTCACACACACCGGGATCGACGCCGCCCGGCGGTTGCGGGAGCGGGGCGTGGCGGTCGAGGAGATCGAGTCGCTGGAACTCGGCGCGCCGACCGCCGTGCTGCGCACGATCGGCGAGCCGCGGGAGGACAAGATTCGTCCGCGGTCCGGTTACCACGCCGCGTTCTCGGGCCCGTACACGGTGGCGGCGGGTTTCCTGGGCGGCGGCGGGCTGGGCGTCTTCCACGACGACTTCACGGACGAGGCGGCGGCCTCGCCAGAACGGCTGGCGTTGGCGGCGAAGGTCACCTGCGTCCCGGACGCTCGGTGCGACGAGATCTTCCCGCACCAGTTCCCGGCGGTGCTGCGGGCGCACCTCCGTGACGGGCGGACGATCGAGGAACGGGTGGACGCCAACCGTGGTGGGGCGGAGAACCCGCTCGCCGCGGAGGAGCTGGCGCTGAAGTTCCGGTTGAACGCCACGCGCGTGGTGTCGGAGGAAACCGCGGAGCGGATCACGGAGCTGACCTACGGCCTCGCGAAGTTGGCGGACATCGGTGAGCTGACCGCGCTGCTGCGCGCTTGA
- a CDS encoding zinc-binding dehydrogenase: MATMLAGRLEIGSRKFGVREVPVPEPGPGQVRIKVRAAGVCLSDVHLIDGTLTPLFLEAPEVTLGHEVAGEIDAIGRDVPDRWQEGQRVALEAGERCGQCPNCVRFRGPCLQVRTRGVDYDGGWAEYALASQHTLIPIPDDLPLVQAAIVPDAVSTPWGAVTGTGQAQPARPAGVWGAGGLGVHAVQLLRLIGAAPIVAVDPLAAARERALEFGADLALDPGDPTLREQILAITAGAGLDVAFDMAGVPPVREQAVSCLGLGGRLVLVGLTPEPLTVTDGIGFSYRGQRLLGHYGSQPGAVEQLIELARYHRVEWSRSISGTYPLADAAKAVEHLDRKEGNPIRLVLVP, translated from the coding sequence ATGGCCACCATGCTGGCCGGAAGGCTGGAGATCGGCTCGCGCAAGTTCGGTGTCCGGGAGGTGCCGGTCCCCGAACCCGGGCCGGGCCAGGTCCGGATCAAGGTGCGCGCGGCCGGGGTGTGCCTGTCGGACGTCCACCTGATCGACGGCACCCTCACGCCGCTCTTCCTGGAGGCGCCCGAGGTCACCCTGGGTCACGAGGTGGCGGGCGAGATCGACGCGATCGGGCGCGACGTGCCGGACCGGTGGCAGGAGGGCCAGCGCGTCGCCCTCGAGGCGGGTGAGCGGTGCGGCCAGTGCCCGAACTGCGTCCGCTTCCGCGGCCCGTGCCTGCAGGTCCGCACACGCGGCGTCGACTACGACGGCGGCTGGGCCGAGTACGCCCTCGCCAGTCAGCACACCCTCATCCCGATCCCCGACGACCTGCCGCTCGTGCAGGCGGCGATCGTGCCGGACGCGGTGTCCACGCCCTGGGGCGCGGTCACCGGCACCGGCCAGGCCCAGCCGGCCCGCCCGGCGGGTGTGTGGGGTGCGGGCGGGCTCGGTGTGCACGCGGTGCAGCTGCTCCGGCTGATCGGCGCCGCCCCGATCGTCGCGGTCGACCCGTTGGCGGCGGCGCGGGAGCGGGCACTGGAGTTCGGCGCCGACCTGGCACTGGACCCGGGCGACCCCACCCTGCGCGAGCAGATCCTCGCCATCACCGCCGGAGCGGGGTTGGACGTGGCGTTCGACATGGCCGGGGTGCCGCCGGTGCGGGAGCAGGCAGTGAGCTGCCTGGGCCTCGGCGGGCGTCTCGTGCTCGTCGGCCTGACCCCGGAACCGCTCACCGTGACCGACGGCATCGGCTTCAGCTACCGCGGCCAGCGCCTGCTCGGCCACTACGGTTCCCAGCCGGGCGCGGTCGAGCAGCTCATCGAGCTGGCGCGCTACCACCGCGTGGAGTGGAGCCGCTCCATCAGCGGCACCTACCCCCTCGCCGACGCGGCGAAGGCCGTCGAGCACCTGGATCGCAAGGAGGGCAACCCGATTCGCCTCGTCCTCGTTCCTTGA
- a CDS encoding DUF4262 domain-containing protein → MCGKCGRPSGNLRHLREIIGEHGWAVISFEGNGSRPPWAYTAGLTGRGRPELVVTAMEPHRARGLLDDVAAHLLRTGEPDLEPGERLPGPGNLLLEAVAVEVPSVHLLTAVDLYGPGVHATQLVHADARGRWPWRPGWQGPGGRQPVLGPRAGATLAQAANPPWP, encoded by the coding sequence ATGTGCGGAAAGTGCGGTCGGCCGTCCGGGAACCTGCGCCACCTGCGCGAGATCATCGGCGAGCACGGGTGGGCGGTGATTTCGTTCGAGGGCAACGGTTCCCGCCCGCCGTGGGCGTACACCGCGGGCTTGACGGGCCGGGGCAGACCGGAGCTGGTGGTGACCGCGATGGAGCCCCATCGGGCGCGCGGCCTGCTCGACGACGTCGCCGCGCACCTGCTCCGCACGGGCGAGCCGGACCTGGAGCCGGGGGAGCGGCTGCCGGGCCCGGGCAACCTGCTGCTGGAGGCCGTGGCGGTGGAGGTGCCGTCGGTGCACCTGCTCACCGCGGTCGACCTGTACGGCCCCGGGGTCCACGCCACACAACTCGTGCACGCGGATGCGCGTGGACGCTGGCCGTGGCGCCCAGGCTGGCAAGGCCCCGGCGGACGCCAACCGGTACTGGGCCCTCGTGCTGGTGCGACACTCGCGCAGGCAGCCAACCCACCCTGGCCCTAG
- a CDS encoding FAD-dependent oxidoreductase: MQTFDTDVLVVGSGPAGGSAALLLAGYGVRTLLVSKYGWVANTPRAHITNQRTLEVLRDAGVEKEALAAGTPQELMGDTVLCTSLAGDEIGRIRTWGTGPRLLSEYAAASPCGMIDLPQTYLEPILVSNAAARGAKVRFDTEFRSLEQDADGVTARLLDRVRGDEFTVRARYLIGADGGRSLVAEQIGLPIAGQSGKAGSMNIVFRADLSRHVAHRPSVLYWVMRPGAHLGGIGMGLVRMVRPWDEWLLTWGYDISQPPPEVDGAVAREIVHDLVGDPSVDVEITSTSLWTVNHSYATEYSRGRVFCAGDAVHRHPPSNGLGSNTSIQDSYNLAWKLAMVLRGEAGPGLLDTYTAERAPVGKQIVDRANLSRDQFGPIFAALGIAGGGDDEGIVAGLAACRADDAEGVKRRQALHEAIELKNYEFNAHGVELNQRYSSGAVIPDGAPPEVWERDPELFHQPSTRPGAKLPHAWLVDEHGERVSTLDLVGRGEFTVVTGLAGGDWVSAAEELSLRAVRIGDAGARDAYGDWRRVSDLDEAGCLLVRPDGYVAWRTVSGVPSGHVDVLRDALHGVLHRESFPD, from the coding sequence ATGCAGACCTTCGACACCGACGTCCTGGTCGTCGGCAGCGGCCCCGCGGGCGGCTCGGCGGCCCTGCTGCTGGCCGGCTACGGGGTGCGGACGCTGCTCGTCAGCAAGTACGGCTGGGTCGCGAACACCCCGCGCGCCCACATCACCAACCAGCGCACCCTCGAGGTGCTGCGGGACGCCGGTGTCGAGAAAGAGGCGCTGGCCGCGGGCACCCCGCAGGAGCTGATGGGCGACACCGTGCTGTGCACGTCGCTGGCCGGGGACGAGATCGGCCGCATCCGCACGTGGGGGACCGGGCCGCGGTTGCTCAGCGAGTACGCGGCGGCCAGCCCGTGCGGCATGATCGACCTGCCGCAGACCTACCTGGAACCGATCCTGGTCAGCAACGCCGCGGCCCGCGGCGCGAAGGTCCGGTTCGACACCGAGTTCCGGTCGCTGGAACAGGACGCGGACGGCGTGACGGCGCGGCTGCTCGACCGGGTGCGGGGCGACGAGTTCACCGTCCGCGCGCGGTACCTGATCGGCGCGGACGGCGGGCGCAGCCTGGTGGCCGAACAGATCGGGCTGCCGATCGCCGGGCAGAGCGGCAAGGCCGGGAGCATGAACATCGTGTTCCGGGCCGATCTGTCGCGGCACGTCGCGCACCGGCCGAGCGTGCTGTACTGGGTGATGCGGCCAGGGGCGCACCTCGGCGGCATCGGGATGGGTCTGGTGCGGATGGTGCGGCCGTGGGACGAATGGCTGCTGACCTGGGGTTACGACATCTCGCAGCCGCCGCCGGAGGTCGACGGAGCGGTCGCGCGGGAGATCGTGCACGACCTGGTCGGCGACCCGTCGGTCGACGTCGAGATCACCTCCACTTCACTGTGGACGGTCAACCACTCCTACGCCACCGAGTATTCCCGTGGCCGGGTCTTCTGCGCCGGCGACGCCGTGCACCGGCACCCGCCGTCGAACGGGCTCGGCTCCAACACCTCCATCCAGGACTCCTACAACCTGGCGTGGAAGCTGGCGATGGTCCTGCGCGGCGAGGCGGGGCCGGGTCTGCTCGACACGTACACGGCGGAGCGGGCGCCGGTGGGCAAGCAGATCGTGGACCGCGCGAACCTGAGTCGCGACCAGTTCGGGCCGATCTTCGCGGCGCTGGGCATCGCGGGTGGTGGCGACGACGAGGGCATCGTGGCCGGGCTGGCCGCGTGCCGGGCCGACGATGCGGAGGGCGTCAAGCGGCGGCAGGCCCTGCACGAGGCGATCGAGCTGAAGAACTACGAGTTCAACGCACACGGCGTCGAGCTGAACCAGCGGTACTCGTCGGGCGCGGTGATCCCGGACGGCGCTCCGCCGGAGGTGTGGGAGCGGGATCCGGAGCTGTTCCACCAGCCCTCGACCCGGCCCGGTGCGAAGCTGCCGCACGCGTGGCTGGTGGACGAGCACGGCGAACGCGTGTCTACTTTGGATCTGGTCGGGCGCGGAGAGTTCACCGTGGTGACCGGTCTCGCCGGTGGTGACTGGGTTTCCGCGGCGGAGGAGTTGTCGTTGCGGGCGGTGCGGATCGGCGACGCGGGCGCCCGGGATGCCTACGGCGACTGGCGCCGGGTGTCGGACCTCGACGAGGCCGGGTGCCTGCTGGTGCGCCCGGACGGTTACGTGGCCTGGCGAACCGTGTCCGGTGTGCCGTCCGGGCACGTGGATGTCCTCCGCGACGCGCTCCACGGGGTGCTGCACCGGGAATCTTTCCCCGATTAG
- a CDS encoding maleylacetate reductase and hydroxyquinol 1,2-dioxygenase domain-containing protein yields MRGFVYSAHPARVVFGSGTVAQVREEVERLGGTRALLLSSPPLHRAAQPVRDALGSLLAGEFDGAVMHTPVEVTERALKALAEHEADCLVAIGGGSTTGLAKALAVRTDLPQVILPTTYAGSEVTPVLGETENGRKTTRSSPAILPETVIYDVDLTLGLPVAVSVTSGINAMAHAVEALYSPQANPVVDGMALDAITRIARSLPALVERPSDVDARADLLQAAWLAGTCLATVGMSLHHKLCHTLGGSFDLPHAETHTVILPHAMAYNATAASEAMTRIAAALGTADAPSGVYDLIVRCGGPTSLQELGMSLDDVPRAAELATAKPYPNPRELTRDGIEELLRQAWHGERPGGGRAVPDLSWLTRQVVASFDDAPDPRAKQLVTDLVRHLHHYVTANDVTQGEWQYAIDFLTRAGHITTDTRQEFVLLSDVLGVSSAVDVLTNSRTPDTTPSAVLGPFYVEGPPAVEHGTDIARGLPGTPMWADVRVTDPDGNPVPDAVVDVWQANEDGFYDVQLPEFDGPVLRARFHSDADGRVRFWSILPKEYPIPDDGPVGQMLAATGRHPWRAPHVHFMINAPGRQQLITQLFVRGGPYLDASSGRGDTVFGVKDSLVVDFVPQHGPTPDGRVVDGEWRLLEFTFRIAR; encoded by the coding sequence ATGCGGGGCTTCGTCTACTCGGCTCATCCGGCTCGGGTCGTTTTCGGTTCGGGGACGGTGGCTCAGGTGCGCGAGGAGGTGGAACGGCTCGGCGGGACGCGGGCGTTGTTGCTGTCCAGCCCGCCACTCCACCGAGCCGCCCAGCCGGTGCGTGACGCGCTGGGGTCGCTGCTCGCCGGGGAGTTCGACGGCGCCGTCATGCACACGCCCGTCGAGGTCACCGAGCGGGCCCTCAAGGCGCTGGCCGAGCACGAGGCGGACTGCCTGGTCGCGATCGGCGGCGGCTCGACCACCGGGCTGGCCAAGGCGCTCGCCGTGCGCACCGACCTGCCGCAGGTCATCCTGCCGACCACGTACGCCGGTTCCGAGGTCACACCCGTCCTCGGCGAGACGGAGAACGGCCGCAAGACCACCCGGTCGTCGCCCGCGATCCTGCCCGAGACGGTCATCTACGACGTCGACCTCACGCTCGGTCTGCCCGTCGCCGTCTCGGTCACCAGCGGCATCAACGCGATGGCCCACGCGGTGGAAGCGCTGTACTCACCGCAGGCGAACCCGGTTGTCGACGGCATGGCCCTGGACGCGATCACGCGCATCGCCCGGTCGCTGCCCGCCCTCGTCGAACGACCGTCCGATGTGGACGCGCGGGCGGACCTGTTGCAGGCGGCGTGGCTCGCCGGGACCTGCCTGGCCACCGTCGGGATGAGCCTGCACCACAAACTCTGCCACACCCTCGGTGGCTCGTTCGACCTGCCGCACGCCGAGACCCACACGGTGATCCTCCCGCACGCCATGGCCTACAACGCCACGGCCGCGTCCGAAGCCATGACCCGCATCGCGGCGGCGCTCGGCACCGCCGACGCGCCCAGCGGGGTGTACGACCTCATCGTCCGCTGCGGCGGCCCGACGTCGCTGCAGGAGCTGGGCATGAGCCTCGACGACGTGCCGCGCGCGGCCGAACTGGCCACCGCCAAGCCGTACCCGAACCCGCGCGAGCTGACCCGCGACGGCATCGAGGAGCTGCTGCGGCAGGCGTGGCACGGCGAGCGCCCGGGCGGCGGCCGCGCCGTGCCCGACCTGAGCTGGCTCACCCGCCAGGTCGTCGCGAGCTTCGACGACGCCCCGGACCCGCGCGCGAAACAGCTGGTCACCGACCTTGTCCGGCATCTGCACCACTACGTCACCGCCAACGACGTCACCCAGGGCGAATGGCAGTACGCGATCGACTTCCTGACCCGCGCCGGCCACATCACGACCGACACGCGGCAGGAGTTCGTGCTGCTCTCCGACGTGCTGGGCGTGTCCAGCGCGGTCGACGTCCTCACCAACTCCCGCACCCCGGACACCACACCGTCGGCGGTGCTCGGCCCGTTCTACGTCGAGGGCCCGCCGGCCGTCGAGCACGGCACCGACATCGCCCGCGGCCTGCCGGGCACGCCGATGTGGGCCGACGTCCGCGTCACCGACCCCGACGGCAACCCGGTCCCCGACGCCGTGGTCGACGTCTGGCAGGCCAACGAGGACGGCTTCTACGACGTCCAGCTGCCCGAGTTCGACGGACCGGTGCTGCGCGCCCGCTTCCACAGCGACGCCGACGGCCGCGTGCGGTTCTGGTCGATCCTGCCCAAGGAGTACCCGATCCCGGACGACGGCCCGGTCGGCCAGATGCTCGCGGCCACCGGACGGCACCCGTGGCGGGCGCCGCACGTGCACTTCATGATCAACGCGCCGGGGCGCCAGCAGCTCATCACGCAGCTGTTCGTGCGGGGCGGGCCGTACCTGGACGCCTCGTCCGGGCGCGGCGACACCGTCTTCGGCGTCAAGGACTCCCTCGTCGTCGACTTCGTCCCCCAGCACGGTCCCACCCCGGACGGGCGGGTCGTGGACGGCGAGTGGCGGTTGCTCGAGTTCACCTTCCGCATCGCGCGCTAG